Proteins from a genomic interval of Streptomyces sp. NBC_00820:
- a CDS encoding maleylpyruvate isomerase family mycothiol-dependent enzyme, translating into MNTAEFLETLDREGRLLASAAAEAGPDAKVPTCPEWQVRDLLRHTGAVHRWAAGFVAEGIAEPRPLDDTPDVDGEELVAWYRDSHRSLVETLAAAPDDVDCWTFHRAPSPSPLAFWVRRQAHETTIHRYDAEAARGGEVSPIAADFAADGIDELLRGFHARSRSRLRSEEPRVLRVRAADAGADAVWTVRLSADAPVTSRDAAGEADAELSGPADLLYLALWNRVPVPDVSGDESVAELWRERGGIG; encoded by the coding sequence ATGAATACTGCGGAGTTCCTTGAGACGCTCGACCGGGAGGGCAGGCTGCTGGCCTCCGCCGCGGCGGAGGCGGGACCGGACGCCAAGGTGCCGACGTGTCCGGAGTGGCAGGTCCGGGACCTGCTGCGGCACACGGGGGCGGTACACCGCTGGGCGGCGGGATTCGTCGCCGAGGGGATCGCCGAGCCGCGGCCCCTCGACGACACCCCGGACGTGGACGGGGAAGAGCTGGTGGCCTGGTACCGGGACAGTCACCGGTCGCTGGTCGAGACGCTGGCGGCCGCGCCGGACGACGTGGACTGCTGGACGTTCCACCGCGCACCCTCCCCCTCGCCGTTGGCGTTCTGGGTCCGGCGGCAGGCGCACGAGACGACCATTCACCGGTACGACGCCGAAGCGGCCCGGGGCGGGGAAGTGTCCCCGATCGCGGCGGACTTCGCGGCGGACGGCATCGACGAGCTGCTGCGCGGTTTCCACGCCCGGTCGAGGAGCCGACTGCGCAGCGAGGAGCCGCGGGTGCTGCGGGTACGGGCGGCCGACGCGGGTGCGGACGCGGTGTGGACCGTACGGCTGTCGGCGGACGCGCCGGTGACCTCGCGGGACGCGGCCGGGGAGGCGGACGCCGAACTGTCCGGGCCCGCCGACCTGTTGTACCTGGCGCTGTGGAACCGGGTGCCGGTGCCGGACGTCAGCGGGGACGAGAGCGTGGCCGAGCTGTGGCGGGAGAGGGGCGGGATCGGTTAG
- a CDS encoding dipeptidase, with product MSSNPVAETVASLLPRAKAELTELVAFKSVADFTQFPKSESEGAANWITDALRAEGFTDVALLDTPDGTQSVYGYLPGPEGAKTVLLYAHYDVQPPLDENGWTTPPFELTERDGRWYGRGTADCKGGFIMHLLALRALKANGGVPVNVKVIVEGSEEQGTGGLERYAEQHPELLTADTIVIGDAGNFRVGLPTVTTTLRGMTLVRVQIDTLAGNLHSGQFGGAAPDALGSLIRVLDSLRAEDGSTTVDGLDATAAWEGLEYTEEQFRKDAKVLDGVKLIGGGSVADRIWSRPAVTVIGIDCPPVVGATPSVQSSARALISLRVPPGVDAAEATKLLQAHIEAHTPWGAQVTTEQIGQGQAFRADPSSPAYQAMADAMAVAYPGETMQYAGQGGSIPLCNTLAGLYPQAEILLIGLSEPEAQIHAVNESVSPEELERLSVAEALFLSNYAAG from the coding sequence ATGTCGTCGAATCCGGTCGCCGAGACCGTCGCATCGCTGCTGCCCCGGGCGAAGGCCGAGCTGACCGAGCTGGTCGCCTTCAAGTCCGTGGCTGACTTCACGCAGTTCCCGAAGAGCGAGAGCGAAGGTGCCGCGAACTGGATCACCGACGCGCTGCGCGCCGAGGGATTCACCGATGTGGCGCTGCTCGACACCCCTGACGGCACGCAGTCGGTGTACGGCTACCTGCCCGGCCCGGAGGGCGCGAAGACCGTTCTGCTCTACGCGCACTACGACGTCCAGCCGCCGCTCGACGAGAACGGCTGGACCACTCCGCCGTTCGAGCTGACCGAGCGGGACGGCCGCTGGTACGGCCGCGGGACCGCCGACTGCAAGGGCGGCTTCATCATGCACCTGCTCGCGCTGCGCGCCCTGAAGGCGAACGGTGGCGTCCCGGTGAACGTCAAGGTCATCGTCGAGGGCTCGGAGGAGCAGGGCACGGGCGGCCTGGAGCGGTACGCCGAGCAGCACCCCGAGCTGCTGACGGCGGACACCATCGTCATCGGCGACGCGGGCAACTTCCGGGTCGGCCTGCCGACGGTGACCACCACCCTGCGCGGCATGACGCTGGTCCGGGTCCAGATCGACACCCTCGCCGGCAACCTCCACTCGGGCCAGTTCGGCGGTGCCGCTCCGGACGCGCTGGGCTCGCTGATCCGGGTCCTGGACTCGCTGCGCGCCGAGGACGGCTCGACCACGGTCGACGGTCTCGACGCCACGGCCGCCTGGGAGGGTCTGGAGTACACCGAGGAGCAGTTCCGCAAGGACGCCAAGGTGCTCGACGGGGTCAAGCTGATCGGCGGGGGCTCGGTCGCGGACCGCATCTGGTCCCGCCCGGCCGTCACGGTCATCGGCATCGACTGCCCGCCGGTCGTGGGCGCAACCCCGTCCGTGCAGTCCAGCGCGCGGGCGCTGATCAGCCTGCGCGTGCCGCCGGGCGTGGACGCCGCCGAGGCGACCAAGCTGCTGCAGGCCCACATCGAGGCCCACACCCCGTGGGGCGCCCAGGTCACCACGGAGCAGATCGGCCAGGGCCAGGCCTTCCGCGCCGACCCGTCCAGCCCCGCCTACCAGGCGATGGCCGACGCGATGGCGGTCGCCTACCCGGGCGAGACGATGCAGTACGCCGGCCAGGGCGGGTCCATCCCGCTGTGCAACACCCTCGCCGGCCTGTACCCGCAGGCGGAGATCCTGCTGATCGGCCTCAGCGAGCCGGAGGCGCAGATCCACGCGGTCAACGAGAGCGTGTCCCCGGAGGAGCTGGAGCGCCTTTCGGTCGCCGAGGCGCTGTTCCTGAGCAACTACGCAGCGGGCTGA
- a CDS encoding NUDIX hydrolase, translating into MTVVWINGAFGAGKTTAARELIELIPNSTLFDPEVIGGALGHLLPPKCLAEADDFQDLPIWRRLVIDTAAAMLTELGGTLVVPMTLLRQEYRDEIFGGLAARRIAVRHVLLAPAETILRERIAGREVPPDLPDGEMRQRQWAYDHIEPYRAALASWLTADAHLVDTGALTPYESAVRVADAVGSGVVRPCDIVQTPEPTAETVAAGVLLFDERDRVLLVDPTYKPGWEFPGGVVERGEAPARAGVREVAEETGIRLRQVPRLLVVDWERPVPPGYGGLRLLFDGGRLDPAEASQVVLPGPELRDWRFVTEQEAAGMLPPVRYERLRWALRARERGAPLYLEAGVPVG; encoded by the coding sequence GTGACCGTCGTCTGGATCAACGGCGCGTTCGGTGCGGGCAAGACCACGGCCGCACGGGAACTGATCGAACTGATCCCGAACAGCACGCTCTTCGACCCCGAAGTCATCGGCGGAGCGTTGGGGCACCTGCTACCGCCCAAGTGCCTCGCCGAGGCCGACGACTTCCAGGACCTGCCGATCTGGCGTCGCCTCGTGATCGACACGGCCGCGGCCATGCTCACCGAACTGGGCGGGACCCTGGTGGTCCCCATGACCCTGCTGCGCCAGGAGTACCGGGACGAGATCTTCGGCGGCCTCGCCGCCCGCCGTATCGCCGTACGCCATGTGCTGCTCGCTCCGGCCGAAACGATACTGCGTGAGCGAATAGCCGGCCGGGAGGTCCCACCCGACCTGCCCGACGGCGAGATGCGGCAGCGGCAGTGGGCGTACGACCACATCGAGCCCTACCGGGCCGCCCTCGCCTCCTGGCTCACCGCCGACGCCCATCTCGTCGACACCGGCGCCCTCACCCCGTACGAGAGCGCGGTCCGGGTCGCCGACGCCGTCGGCAGCGGGGTCGTACGGCCCTGTGACATCGTGCAGACCCCCGAGCCCACGGCCGAGACGGTGGCCGCCGGCGTGCTCCTCTTCGACGAGCGGGACCGGGTGCTGCTGGTGGACCCCACCTACAAGCCCGGCTGGGAGTTTCCCGGCGGTGTGGTCGAGCGCGGCGAGGCCCCGGCCCGTGCCGGTGTGCGCGAGGTCGCCGAGGAGACCGGGATACGACTGCGGCAGGTGCCCCGACTGCTCGTCGTGGACTGGGAGCGGCCCGTACCCCCGGGGTACGGCGGGCTGCGGCTCCTCTTCGACGGCGGCCGGCTCGACCCCGCCGAGGCGTCACAGGTGGTGCTGCCCGGCCCGGAGCTGCGCGACTGGCGGTTCGTCACCGAGCAGGAGGCCGCAGGCATGCTGCCGCCCGTCCGCTACGAGCGGCTGCGCTGGGCCCTCAGGGCTCGTGAGCGAGGGGCCCCGCTCTATCTGGAAGCCGGGGTCCCGGTCGGCTGA
- a CDS encoding MBL fold metallo-hydrolase gives MDVIELLPRLHLLRFPVGQAYLWRDEEELTLVDAGPPGAGRAILDAITARGHAPRSVRRIVLTHFHVDHAGGAGELAALTGAEVLAHRLETPYVTGQLPVPPPAFEEWELPIHAEASRLLPEDEPLPPREVTPVSGGDVLDFGGGARVIHVPGHTHGGIALFVPAEGVLFTGDTVAASPVDGSVMPGVFNLDRTRLLDSFHRLASVDAEVACFGHGEPVVGRASATLREAAHRHPTAD, from the coding sequence ATGGACGTCATCGAACTCCTTCCCCGCCTCCATCTGCTGCGCTTCCCCGTCGGTCAGGCCTATCTCTGGCGTGACGAGGAGGAGTTGACGCTGGTCGACGCGGGGCCACCGGGAGCGGGCCGGGCGATCCTCGACGCGATCACCGCTCGGGGCCACGCACCGCGATCCGTACGGCGGATCGTGCTGACCCATTTCCACGTGGACCACGCGGGTGGAGCCGGGGAGTTGGCGGCGCTCACCGGAGCCGAGGTACTGGCGCACCGGCTGGAGACGCCGTATGTCACCGGGCAACTCCCGGTTCCGCCACCGGCGTTCGAGGAGTGGGAGCTGCCGATCCACGCGGAGGCCTCGCGGCTCCTGCCCGAGGACGAGCCGCTGCCTCCACGCGAGGTCACACCTGTGTCCGGCGGAGACGTACTGGACTTCGGCGGCGGTGCTCGGGTGATCCACGTGCCGGGACACACGCACGGCGGCATCGCGCTGTTCGTCCCCGCCGAGGGCGTGCTGTTCACGGGCGACACCGTGGCGGCATCGCCCGTGGACGGGTCGGTGATGCCCGGAGTGTTCAACCTCGACCGGACACGACTGCTGGACTCGTTCCACCGACTGGCGTCGGTCGACGCGGAGGTGGCGTGCTTCGGACACGGTGAGCCGGTGGTGGGGAGAGCATCGGCGACCCTGCGCGAGGCGGCGCACCGGCATCCGACGGCCGACTGA
- a CDS encoding DUF6332 family protein, with product MSGHGGRRTDAERDAVTVEIGYALAGAAFAAAVVFGAVAGPALLFELPPLPRAVLPRLGLAVAAVLFVARVVSVLVRFRQAAQPSQPGRTSPDS from the coding sequence ATGAGCGGACACGGGGGACGGCGCACCGACGCCGAGCGGGACGCGGTCACGGTGGAGATCGGGTACGCCCTGGCCGGCGCGGCCTTCGCGGCCGCGGTGGTGTTCGGGGCCGTCGCCGGCCCGGCGCTGCTCTTCGAGCTGCCGCCGCTGCCGCGGGCCGTGCTGCCGCGACTCGGACTCGCGGTCGCCGCGGTGCTCTTCGTGGCCCGGGTGGTGAGTGTGCTGGTGCGGTTCCGGCAGGCGGCTCAGCCCAGCCAGCCCGGCCGCACCAGTCCCGACTCATAG
- a CDS encoding nitroreductase family deazaflavin-dependent oxidoreductase, whose translation MSSSPYYLEGSPLNVRLNSVIGWLARRGLSLAGSAELSVRGRKSGQMQRVPVNPHTYEGGQYLVSARGHSQWVRNMRAAGGGELRVGRKVRAFTAVELPDDEKLPILRAYLEKWGWQVNAYFQGVTAESTDAEILAAAPDHPVFRFTVTG comes from the coding sequence ATGTCGTCGTCGCCGTACTACCTCGAGGGCAGCCCGCTGAACGTCCGCCTCAACAGCGTCATCGGCTGGCTCGCCCGACGCGGGCTCAGCCTGGCGGGCAGTGCCGAGCTGTCGGTGCGCGGGCGCAAGAGCGGCCAGATGCAGCGTGTCCCGGTCAACCCTCACACGTACGAGGGCGGGCAGTACCTGGTCTCGGCGCGCGGCCACTCCCAGTGGGTGCGGAACATGCGGGCCGCCGGCGGCGGGGAGCTGCGGGTCGGCCGGAAGGTGCGCGCGTTCACCGCGGTGGAGCTTCCCGACGACGAGAAGCTCCCGATCCTGCGGGCCTACCTGGAGAAGTGGGGCTGGCAGGTCAACGCGTACTTCCAGGGCGTGACCGCCGAGTCCACGGACGCGGAGATCCTCGCGGCGGCCCCCGACCACCCGGTGTTCCGGTTCACCGTCACCGGCTGA
- a CDS encoding geranylgeranyl reductase family protein codes for MSGENSSADGVQRVWDVVVVGAGPAGASAAYAAAVAGRRVLLLEKAELPRYKTCGGGIIGPSRDALPPGFELPFRDRVHAVTFSNNGRFTRTRRSRQMLFGLINRPEFDQQLVEHAQKAGAELRTGVTVQRVEQHGSAVPDRRTVAVVLQGGETVLARAVVGADGSASRIGAHVGVKLDQVDLGLEAEIPVPETVAEDWKGRVLIDWGPLPGSYGWVFPKGDTLTVGVISARGEGAATKRYLEDFIARLGLAGFEPSISSGHLTRCRAEDSPLSRGRVLVCGDAAGLLEPWTREGISFALRSGRLAGEWAVRIAEAHDAVDTRRQALNYAFAIKAGLGVEMSIGKRLLTMFERRPGLFHAGLTGFRPAWRAFKEITQGSSSLGEMVRSRPIAQRALAVLDRRQSDAADPESSEPAEAADSAGPVNAAPAPSAAPAEPEEGTTGS; via the coding sequence GTGAGCGGCGAGAACTCTTCGGCGGACGGAGTGCAGCGGGTGTGGGACGTCGTCGTGGTGGGCGCGGGACCCGCCGGCGCCTCGGCGGCCTACGCGGCCGCGGTCGCGGGGCGGCGCGTGCTGCTGCTGGAGAAGGCGGAACTGCCCCGTTACAAGACCTGCGGCGGCGGCATCATCGGCCCCTCGCGCGACGCGTTGCCGCCCGGCTTCGAGTTGCCGTTCCGGGACCGGGTGCACGCGGTCACCTTCTCGAACAACGGCCGTTTCACGCGCACCCGCCGCTCCAGGCAGATGCTGTTCGGGCTGATCAACCGGCCCGAGTTCGACCAGCAGCTGGTGGAGCACGCGCAGAAGGCGGGTGCCGAACTGCGTACGGGCGTCACGGTGCAGCGCGTGGAGCAGCACGGCTCGGCGGTACCGGACCGGCGTACGGTCGCGGTGGTGCTCCAGGGCGGTGAGACGGTGCTGGCCCGCGCTGTCGTCGGCGCCGACGGCAGCGCGAGCCGCATAGGCGCGCACGTGGGCGTGAAGCTGGACCAGGTCGACCTCGGCCTGGAGGCGGAGATCCCGGTGCCGGAGACGGTCGCCGAGGACTGGAAGGGGCGGGTGCTCATCGACTGGGGCCCGCTGCCGGGCAGTTACGGCTGGGTCTTCCCCAAGGGCGACACGCTGACGGTCGGTGTGATCTCGGCGCGCGGTGAAGGCGCCGCCACCAAGCGGTACTTGGAGGACTTCATCGCCCGCCTGGGCCTGGCCGGCTTCGAGCCGAGCATCTCCTCGGGGCATCTGACCCGCTGCCGTGCCGAAGACTCGCCGCTCTCGCGCGGCCGGGTGCTGGTCTGCGGTGACGCGGCGGGGCTGCTGGAGCCCTGGACCCGCGAGGGCATCTCCTTCGCGCTGCGCTCGGGCCGGCTGGCGGGGGAGTGGGCGGTCCGGATCGCCGAGGCGCACGACGCCGTCGACACCCGCCGCCAGGCCCTGAACTACGCGTTCGCCATCAAGGCGGGACTCGGCGTGGAGATGAGCATCGGTAAGCGCCTGCTGACCATGTTCGAACGCCGTCCCGGTCTCTTCCACGCGGGCCTGACCGGCTTCCGGCCCGCCTGGCGGGCGTTCAAGGAGATCACCCAGGGCTCGTCGTCGCTCGGCGAGATGGTCAGGTCCCGCCCGATCGCCCAGCGCGCTCTGGCGGTGCTGGACCGACGGCAGTCGGACGCGGCCGACCCGGAGTCCTCGGAACCGGCGGAAGCGGCGGACTCCGCCGGTCCGGTGAACGCGGCACCGGCGCCCTCGGCTGCCCCCGCCGAGCCGGAGGAGGGCACCACCGGCTCGTGA
- a CDS encoding sensor histidine kinase — protein sequence MEERHGPGISHWWRYGPPGWNRSAERAESRPAGLPWRSTVLITVFVLVGSNFAAHGQPHREPLDGYARVLLLLASLMLLWRRRHPSAVVFGTAAVTLVYLGAGYPFGPVFLTVAVGCVSAVAAGHRRAAWAAVGLLWAGHVLIALWLYRWLPPAGDRSASVTQEIVVATWVLAILALSELARVRREQWARERADRAQAAQRRADEERLRIARELHDVLAHSISVINVQASMGLALLDSDPEQARSALTTIRAASKEALGEVRQVLDTLRAPGAAPRAPAPGLDRLGELVEQAAAAGLTVEVLGEPPRLPPGADLAVFRIVQEALTNVVRHSGSRHARVCFADAGGELLLRVDDDGPATGADAGGSGNGLAGMRERAAALGGTIEAGPRPDGGFRVVAVLPAHTREDQ from the coding sequence ATGGAAGAGCGGCACGGACCCGGGATCTCGCACTGGTGGCGGTACGGGCCTCCAGGGTGGAACCGTTCCGCCGAGCGGGCGGAGTCGCGCCCGGCCGGGCTGCCCTGGCGCTCCACCGTGCTGATCACCGTGTTCGTGCTGGTCGGCTCGAACTTCGCCGCACACGGGCAGCCCCACCGCGAACCGCTCGACGGCTACGCGCGCGTGCTGCTGCTCCTGGCCTCGCTCATGCTGCTGTGGCGCCGCCGCCACCCGTCGGCCGTCGTCTTCGGTACGGCCGCGGTGACCCTGGTCTATCTGGGCGCGGGGTACCCCTTCGGGCCGGTGTTCCTGACGGTCGCGGTGGGCTGTGTCAGTGCCGTCGCCGCCGGGCACCGCCGGGCCGCCTGGGCGGCGGTCGGCCTGCTGTGGGCGGGGCACGTCCTGATCGCACTCTGGCTGTACCGGTGGCTTCCGCCCGCGGGGGACCGCAGCGCGAGCGTCACCCAGGAGATCGTCGTCGCCACCTGGGTGCTGGCCATCCTCGCGCTGTCGGAACTGGCGCGCGTCCGGCGTGAGCAGTGGGCGCGCGAGCGCGCCGACCGCGCCCAGGCCGCACAGCGGCGTGCGGACGAGGAGCGGCTGCGGATCGCCCGCGAGCTGCACGACGTGCTCGCGCACAGCATCTCCGTCATCAACGTCCAGGCGAGCATGGGGCTGGCGCTGCTGGACAGCGACCCCGAGCAGGCGCGGTCGGCGCTCACCACCATCAGGGCGGCGAGCAAGGAGGCGCTGGGAGAGGTGCGCCAGGTCCTGGACACCCTGCGTGCCCCCGGCGCCGCGCCGCGCGCTCCCGCGCCCGGCCTGGACCGGCTGGGGGAGCTGGTCGAACAGGCGGCGGCCGCCGGGCTCACGGTCGAGGTCCTGGGCGAGCCGCCGCGTCTGCCGCCCGGCGCCGACCTGGCCGTCTTCCGGATCGTGCAGGAGGCCCTCACCAACGTCGTACGGCACTCCGGTTCGCGGCACGCGCGTGTGTGCTTCGCGGACGCCGGAGGCGAACTGCTGCTGCGCGTCGACGACGACGGACCCGCGACCGGAGCCGACGCGGGCGGCAGCGGCAACGGGCTGGCCGGCATGCGCGAACGCGCGGCCGCGCTGGGTGGCACGATCGAGGCGGGACCGCGTCCCGACGGGGGCTTCCGGGTGGTCGCCGTACTGCCCGCGCACACCAGGGAGGACCAGTGA
- a CDS encoding MarR family winged helix-turn-helix transcriptional regulator — protein MAANELQQTLVEEWRGILALHARTQCELDRALNGHGLCASDFEVLDVLAEGTAPDGGCAYRVQEISERVHLSQSALSRLIGRLEKDGLVQRAMCPEDRRGVRVVLTAKGRALHGEVRPVQRAVLARMLAR, from the coding sequence ATGGCGGCGAACGAACTCCAGCAGACGCTCGTTGAGGAGTGGCGGGGCATCCTGGCCCTGCACGCCCGCACCCAGTGCGAGCTGGACCGGGCCCTGAACGGACACGGTCTGTGCGCCAGCGACTTCGAGGTGCTCGACGTGCTCGCCGAGGGCACGGCGCCGGACGGCGGCTGTGCCTATCGCGTGCAGGAGATCTCCGAGCGGGTCCATCTCAGTCAGAGCGCGCTGTCCCGGCTGATCGGCCGCCTGGAGAAGGACGGCCTCGTCCAGCGGGCCATGTGCCCGGAGGACCGGCGCGGCGTGCGGGTGGTGCTCACGGCGAAGGGCCGGGCGCTCCACGGCGAGGTACGGCCCGTGCAGCGCGCGGTGCTCGCACGGATGCTGGCGCGCTGA
- a CDS encoding response regulator transcription factor, which yields MIRVLLADDQSLVRAGFRALLDAQPDIEVTGEAADGEEALRRVRELRPDVVLMDIRMPVLDGLAATRRITGDAELGDVRVVMLTTFELDEYVFEAIRSGASGFLVKDTEPDELVRAVRAVVDGDALLSPGVTRRLIAEFAARSKEPAAAGSLARLTEREREVMALVGIGLSNEEIARRLVVSPLTAKTHVSRTMVKLGARDRAQLVVLAYESGLVRPGWLG from the coding sequence GTGATCCGGGTACTGCTCGCCGACGACCAGTCGCTCGTGCGGGCCGGTTTCAGGGCGCTGCTCGACGCGCAGCCGGACATCGAGGTGACCGGGGAGGCGGCGGACGGCGAGGAGGCGCTGCGCCGGGTGCGTGAACTGCGGCCCGACGTCGTCCTGATGGACATCCGCATGCCCGTGCTCGACGGCCTCGCCGCGACCCGGCGCATCACCGGGGACGCGGAACTGGGCGACGTGAGGGTGGTGATGCTCACCACCTTCGAACTCGACGAGTACGTCTTCGAGGCGATCCGTTCGGGCGCCTCCGGATTCCTGGTGAAGGACACCGAGCCCGACGAACTCGTGCGCGCGGTAAGGGCGGTGGTCGACGGTGACGCGCTGCTCTCGCCGGGCGTCACCCGCCGCCTCATCGCCGAGTTCGCGGCCCGCTCCAAGGAACCCGCGGCCGCCGGCTCCCTCGCCCGGCTCACCGAGCGGGAGCGGGAGGTGATGGCGCTGGTCGGCATCGGTCTGTCCAACGAGGAGATCGCCCGCCGCCTGGTGGTCAGCCCGTTGACCGCCAAGACCCACGTGAGCCGCACGATGGTGAAACTGGGCGCCCGCGATCGCGCCCAACTCGTCGTCCTGGCCTATGAGTCGGGACTGGTGCGGCCGGGCTGGCTGGGCTGA
- a CDS encoding MFS transporter, producing MPQINKARSHTVVPGRDLTVLRAAITAFFALDGFIFAGWVVRIPDIKRQTHASAGTLGLALLCVSAGAVLTMPLTGRLCRRYGSHPVTVAWMVVLALSVALPPLTHSAPALGGVLLLFGAAYGGVNVAFNSAAVDLVAALRRPVMPSFHAAFSLGGMIGAGLGGIVAGALSPGGHLLGLTCVGLAVTAVAGRALLRHEAPVPPERLRPEPTRGAERSEGRGRGLVVVFGLVALCDAYGEGAMADWGALHLRQDLGTSSGTAAAGYSCFALAMTVGRLTGTRLLERLGRARTVIAGGATAAAGMLIGSLAPSVWAALAGFAVTGIGLANLFPVAIERAGALAGPSGVAVASTIGYGGMLLGPPAIGFVAEWSSLPTALTSVAALAAAAALIGVFTRRALGS from the coding sequence GTGCCGCAAATAAACAAAGCCCGCTCGCACACCGTCGTGCCGGGCCGCGACCTGACCGTTCTGCGCGCCGCCATCACCGCCTTCTTCGCACTCGACGGCTTCATCTTCGCGGGGTGGGTCGTCCGCATCCCCGACATCAAGCGGCAGACCCACGCCTCCGCGGGCACGCTGGGGCTCGCGCTGCTCTGCGTCTCGGCGGGGGCCGTCCTGACCATGCCGCTGACCGGGCGTTTGTGCCGTCGCTACGGCAGTCATCCGGTGACCGTCGCGTGGATGGTGGTGCTCGCGCTGAGCGTCGCGCTGCCACCGCTCACCCACTCGGCACCGGCGCTCGGCGGCGTTCTGCTGCTCTTCGGGGCTGCCTACGGCGGGGTCAATGTCGCCTTCAACAGCGCCGCCGTCGATCTCGTGGCCGCGCTGCGCAGGCCGGTGATGCCGAGTTTCCACGCGGCCTTCAGCCTGGGCGGGATGATCGGTGCGGGGCTGGGCGGGATCGTCGCCGGCGCCCTGTCCCCCGGCGGGCATCTACTGGGGCTCACCTGCGTCGGGCTGGCCGTCACCGCCGTGGCCGGACGCGCACTGCTGCGGCACGAGGCTCCGGTGCCACCTGAGCGGCTGCGGCCGGAACCGACGAGAGGTGCGGAGCGGTCCGAGGGGCGTGGCCGCGGACTGGTCGTCGTGTTCGGACTGGTCGCCCTCTGCGACGCGTACGGCGAGGGCGCCATGGCCGACTGGGGCGCCCTGCACCTGCGGCAGGACCTGGGCACCTCGTCGGGGACTGCGGCGGCCGGATACTCGTGCTTCGCGCTGGCGATGACCGTCGGCCGGCTGACGGGGACGAGGCTGCTGGAGCGGCTCGGACGCGCCCGGACCGTGATCGCCGGTGGCGCCACGGCGGCCGCGGGCATGCTGATCGGCTCGCTCGCGCCGTCCGTCTGGGCGGCGTTGGCCGGCTTCGCCGTCACCGGGATCGGGCTGGCCAACCTCTTCCCGGTCGCCATCGAGCGGGCCGGTGCGCTGGCGGGCCCCTCCGGCGTCGCCGTCGCCTCCACGATCGGCTACGGCGGCATGCTCCTCGGCCCGCCCGCGATCGGATTCGTGGCCGAGTGGTCCTCGCTGCCCACGGCCCTCACGAGCGTGGCCGCACTGGCGGCTGCCGCCGCGCTGATCGGGGTGTTCACCCGCCGGGCCTTGGGGAGTTGA
- a CDS encoding TetR/AcrR family transcriptional regulator has protein sequence MSTAQGARARARNEITAAIKDAARRQLAAEGAAKLSLRAVARELGMVSSALYRYFPSRDDLLTALIIDAYDSLGEAAETVHAAVPAAEFTRRWTAVCEAVRGWALAHPHEYALIYGSPVPGYSAPMTTVPAASRVGLLLIAVVRDAHQGPGLTPLPLPADLRPEAERLTAALAPDLPPEAATALVAAWAELYGLVGFELFGQFNRMVEDRATFFRHAVGRLGESVGLGRP, from the coding sequence ATGAGCACCGCACAGGGCGCCCGGGCGCGAGCGAGGAACGAGATCACCGCGGCCATCAAGGACGCGGCCCGCCGGCAGCTCGCCGCCGAGGGCGCCGCCAAGCTCTCGCTGCGGGCCGTCGCCCGGGAGCTCGGCATGGTCTCCTCCGCGCTCTACCGCTACTTCCCCAGCCGCGACGACCTGCTGACCGCGCTCATCATCGACGCGTACGACTCCCTCGGCGAGGCGGCGGAAACCGTGCACGCGGCGGTGCCCGCGGCGGAGTTCACGCGCCGCTGGACGGCCGTGTGCGAGGCGGTGCGGGGCTGGGCGCTCGCCCATCCGCACGAGTACGCGCTGATCTACGGCTCCCCCGTCCCCGGCTACTCCGCACCCATGACCACGGTCCCCGCCGCCTCCCGTGTGGGCCTGCTCCTCATCGCAGTGGTCCGCGACGCCCACCAGGGCCCCGGCCTCACCCCCCTCCCCCTCCCCGCGGACCTGCGCCCGGAGGCCGAACGCCTGACGGCGGCCCTGGCCCCGGACCTCCCGCCGGAGGCCGCGACGGCCCTCGTCGCGGCCTGGGCGGAGCTGTACGGCCTGGTCGGCTTCGAGCTGTTCGGACAGTTCAACCGGATGGTCGAGGACCGGGCGACGTTCTTCCGGCACGCCGTGGGACGCCTCGGGGAGAGCGTGGGCCTCGGCCGTCCCTGA